In one window of Drosophila ananassae strain 14024-0371.13 chromosome XR, ASM1763931v2, whole genome shotgun sequence DNA:
- the LOC6498807 gene encoding innexin inx5 isoform X2 produces the protein MYSAVKPLSKYLQFKSIRIYDSVFTIHSKCTVVILLTCSLLLSARQYFGDPIQCISEEKNIEYIQSYCWTMGTYILKLDNYSEKQLQLPPPPQESGDASATSSFGSGSGSGSGSDSSSTGSASSAAQTPGRSRTRFRTRPRSSLRRLADYNEAYARAMSIAEGVGPEIRGKTQREYLRYYQWVIILLLFQSFIFYFPSCLWKVWEGQRLKQLCSEVGEALLSEETYNTRLRLLVKYFTTDYEDMHFCYMAK, from the exons ATGTATTCGGCGGTGAAGCCGTtgtccaaatatttgcaatTCAAGTCGATCCGGATCTACGACTCCGTCTTCACCATTCATTCCAAGTGCACCGTGGTTATCCTGTTGACCTGCTCCCTGCTCCTATCCGCCCGCCAGTACTTCGGCGATCCCATTCAGTGCATCAGCGAGGAGAAGAACATAGAGTATATTCAGTCCTACTGCTGGACCATGGGCACCTACATCCTCAAGCTGGACAACTACAGTGAGAAGCAGCTGCAGTTGCCGCCGCCGCCCCAGGAGTCTGGGGATGCCTCTGCGACTTCCTCTttcggctccggctccggctccggctccggctccgacTCCTCCTCCACAGGCTCAGCCTCATCCGCCGCACAAACCCCTGGCCGGTCCAGGACGAGATTCAGGACCCGACCAAGATCCAGTCTGCGCCGGTTGGCGGACTACAATGAGGCCTATGCCCGGGCCATGTCCATTGCCGAGGGAGTGGGTCCCGAGATCCGGGGTAAGACGCAGCGGGAATACCTGCGCTACTACCAGTGGGTGATCATCCTGCTGCTCTTCCAGTCGTTCATCTTCTACTTCCCGTCGTGCCTGTGGAAGGTGTGGGAGGGGCAGCGCCTCAAACAGCTCTGCTCGGAGGTGGGGGAGGCCCTGCTCTCGGAGGAGACCTACAACACCCGACTGCGGCTCCTGGTGAAGTACTTCACCACCGACTACGAGGACATGCACTTTTGCTACATGGCCAA ATAG
- the LOC6498807 gene encoding innexin inx5 isoform X1, protein MYSAVKPLSKYLQFKSIRIYDSVFTIHSKCTVVILLTCSLLLSARQYFGDPIQCISEEKNIEYIQSYCWTMGTYILKLDNYSEKQLQLPPPPQESGDASATSSFGSGSGSGSGSDSSSTGSASSAAQTPGRSRTRFRTRPRSSLRRLADYNEAYARAMSIAEGVGPEIRGKTQREYLRYYQWVIILLLFQSFIFYFPSCLWKVWEGQRLKQLCSEVGEALLSEETYNTRLRLLVKYFTTDYEDMHFCYMAKYVFCEVLNCFISIVNIIVLEVFLNGFWTKYLYAMATIPFYDWDRWNRVSSSVFPKIAKCEVLKFGASGTANIMDNLCILPLNILNEKIFVFLWAWFLLMALMSGLNLVCRVAMIISKTLREQMIRSQLRFMKKRHVQRALRDLTIGDWFLLMKVSVNVNPMLFRDLMQELCELRTSSSSSIIESHV, encoded by the exons ATGTATTCGGCGGTGAAGCCGTtgtccaaatatttgcaatTCAAGTCGATCCGGATCTACGACTCCGTCTTCACCATTCATTCCAAGTGCACCGTGGTTATCCTGTTGACCTGCTCCCTGCTCCTATCCGCCCGCCAGTACTTCGGCGATCCCATTCAGTGCATCAGCGAGGAGAAGAACATAGAGTATATTCAGTCCTACTGCTGGACCATGGGCACCTACATCCTCAAGCTGGACAACTACAGTGAGAAGCAGCTGCAGTTGCCGCCGCCGCCCCAGGAGTCTGGGGATGCCTCTGCGACTTCCTCTttcggctccggctccggctccggctccggctccgacTCCTCCTCCACAGGCTCAGCCTCATCCGCCGCACAAACCCCTGGCCGGTCCAGGACGAGATTCAGGACCCGACCAAGATCCAGTCTGCGCCGGTTGGCGGACTACAATGAGGCCTATGCCCGGGCCATGTCCATTGCCGAGGGAGTGGGTCCCGAGATCCGGGGTAAGACGCAGCGGGAATACCTGCGCTACTACCAGTGGGTGATCATCCTGCTGCTCTTCCAGTCGTTCATCTTCTACTTCCCGTCGTGCCTGTGGAAGGTGTGGGAGGGGCAGCGCCTCAAACAGCTCTGCTCGGAGGTGGGGGAGGCCCTGCTCTCGGAGGAGACCTACAACACCCGACTGCGGCTCCTGGTGAAGTACTTCACCACCGACTACGAGGACATGCACTTTTGCTACATGGCCAAGTACGTGTTCTGCGAGGTCCTCAACTGCTTCATCAGT ATAGTTAACATTATCGTGCTGGAGGTCTTCCTGAACGGATTCTGGACCAAGTACCTGTACGCCATGGCCACGATTCCGTTCTATGACTGGGACCGGTGGAACCGTGTCTCCTCCAGTGTCTTCCCCAAAATAGCCAAGTGCGAGGTCCTCAAGTTCGGGGCTAGTGGAACGGCCAACATCATGGACAATCTCTGCATCCTGCCGCTGAACATATTGAACGAGAAGATCTTCGTGTTCCTGTGGGCCTGGTTCCTCCTGATGGCCCTGATGTCCGGCCTGAATTTGGTCTGTCGCGTGGCGATGATTATCAGCAAGACCCTAAGAGAGCAGATGATCCGGAGCCAGTTGAGGTTCATGAAGAAGCGGCATGTCCAGAGGGCGCTGAGGGATCTGACGATCGGGGACTGGTTCCTCCTGATGAAGGTCAGTGTGAATGTGAATCCGATGCTCTTCCGGGATCTGATGCAGGAGTTGTGCGAGTTGCGGACCTCCTCGTCGAGCAGTATAATCGAGAGCCATGTCTAG